The following proteins are co-located in the Peromyscus eremicus chromosome 13, PerEre_H2_v1, whole genome shotgun sequence genome:
- the Asic4 gene encoding acid-sensing ion channel 4: MPIEIVCKIKFAEEDAKPKEKEAGDEQSLLGAAQGPAAPRDLATFASTSTLHGLGRACAPGPHGLRRTLWALALLTSLAAFLYQAASLARGYLTRPHLVAVDPAAPAPVAGFPAVTLCNINRFRHSALSDADIFHLANLTGLPPKDRDGHRAAGLRYPEPDMVDILNRTGHQLADMLKSCNFSGHRCSASNFSVVYTRYGKCYTFNADPQSSLPSRAGGMGSGLEIMLDIQQEEYLPIWRETNETSFEAGIRVQIHSQEEPPYIHQLGFGVSPGFQTFVSCQEQRLTYLPQPWGNCRAESELREPELQGYSAYSVSACRLRCEKEVVLQRCHCRMVHMPGNETICPPNIYIECADHTLDSLGGGSEGPCFCPTPCNLTRYGKEISMVKIPNRGSARYLARKYNRNETYIRENFLVLDVFFEALTSEAMEQRAAYGLSALLGDLGGQMGLFIGASILTLLEILDYIYEVSWDRLKRVWRRPKTPLRTSTGGISTLGLQELKEQSPCPSRGRAEGGGASSLLPNHHHPHGPPGSLFEDFAC; the protein is encoded by the exons ATGCCGATCGAGATTGTGTGCAAAATCAAATTTGCTGAGGAGGATGCAAAACCCAAGGAGAAGGAGGCAGGGGATGAGCAGAGCCTCCTGGGGGCTGCTCAGGGGCCAGCAGCCCCTCGGGACCTGGCCACCTTTGCCAGCACCAGCACTCTGCATGGGCTGGGCCGGGCCTGTGCCCCAGGCCCCCATGGACTGCGCAGAACCCTGTGGGCACTGGCCCTACTCACCTCACTGGCTGCCTTCCTATACCAGGCAGCCAGCCTGGCCAGGGGCTACCTGACCCGGCCTCACCTGGTAGCTGTGGACCCTGCTGCCCCAGCCCCGGTGGCGGGCTTCCCGGCTGTCACCCTCTGCAACATCAACCGATTCCGGCATTCGGCACTCAGCGACGCTGATATCTTCCACCTGGCCAATCTAACAGGGCTGCCCCCCAAAGACCGGGATGGGCACCGTGCAGCTGGTCTTCGTTACCCAGAGCCTGACATGGTAGACATCCTCAACCGCACCGGCCACCAGCTTGCGGACATGCTCAAGAGCTGCAACTTCAGTGGACACCGCTGCTCCGCCAGCAACTTCTCCGTG GTCTACACTCGCTATGGGAAGTGTTACACCTTCAATGCGGATCCTCAGAGCTCACTGCCCAGCCGGGCTGGTGGCATGGGTAGTGGCCTGGAGATCATGCTAGACATCCAGCAGGAGGAATACCTACCCATATGGAGGGAGACAA ATGAGACGTCATTTGAGGCTGGTATCCGGGtgcagatccacagccaggagGAGCCTCCCTACATCCATCAGCTGGGGTTCGGTGTGTCCCCAGGCTTCCAGACTTTTGTGTCTTGCCAGGAACAGCGG CTAACTTATCTGCCCCAGCCTTGGGGCAACTGCCGGGCGGAGAGCGAGCTCAGGGAGCCTGAGCTTCAGGGCTACTCAGCCTATAGTGTGTCTGCCTGCCGACTGCGGTGTGAGAAGGAGGTCGTGCTCCAGCGCTGCCACTGCCGGATGGTGCACATGCCAG gcaATGAGACCATCTGCCCGCCAAACATCTACATTGAATGTGCCGACCACACACTGG ACTCCCTGGGCGGAGGCTCTGAGGGCCCCTGCTTCTGCCCCACCCCGTGCAACCTGACTCGCTATGGCAAAGAGATCTCCATGGTCAAGATCCCCAACAGGGGTTCCGCCAGGTACCTGGCGAGGAAGTACAACCGCAATGAGACCTACATCCG GGAGAACTTCCTAGTCCTGGATGTCTTTTTTGAGGCCCTAACGTCTGAAGCCATGGAACAGCGAGCAGCCTATGGCCtgtcagccctgctgg GGGACCTTGGGGGACAGATGGGCCTGTTCATTGGGGCTAGCATCCTCACCTTGCTGGAGATCCTTGACTACATCTATGAG GTCTCCTGGGATCGACTCAAGAGGGTGTGGCGACGGCCCAAGACCCCACTGCGGACATCCACTGGGGGTATCTCCACTTTGGGGCTACAGGAGCTGAAAGAACAG agtCCCTGTCCAAGCCGGGGGCGTGCTGAGGGTGGAGGAGCTAGCAGCCTGCTTCCCAACCATCACCACCCCCACGGGCCCCCAGGAAGCCTCTTTGAAGACTTTGCTTGCTAG